ATAGACATACCGCAGATGGTCTTTCTCTCCCGGGTTGATGACCAGATTGATATTGCCGGTTTTACCCGTCTTTCCGAAAAGATTATCTGGCAGGCAATAGAAAACGCCGGGCTGGACTACGAAGACTGGACAGCGCGCAAAGAGGTCAAGGATAAACCGGCGCTGCACCTTTATATTGAGCTCAGGAACAACGGGCATGTCTCCGCCGAGCAGGTAGCCAACCGCATCCATAAGAAACTTAAGGAACTGGATACGCCCTACGCTGAGCTGGAATCATTTACCAGTTTGAGACCGCTGGAAGTTACCCTGCTTCCGGAGAATACATTTCAACGCTATAAGCAGAGACAACAGGCTTCCGGCGCCGACCTGGCTGAACTGAAACCGTGTCACATCAACCCTGCCGATGATACTATTGATTTTCTGGTCAATAGCGCGGGCACGACAACTACCCTGGCCGGGCAAAAAATAAAGGTGTAGATAGCGCTCCCGGTTTTCAGTCAGGAGGCATGTTGTGGTTTAGCCACCGTTTTTGACGACGTAGTTTCTCAGCGTGCCTATCGGCTTGATCTTCACCTCAACCGTATCACCGGGATACATCGGGCCGATGCCGCTGGGAGTACCGGTAGCGATAATGTCACCGGGCAGCAGTGTCATCACGTGAGAAATAAAATTTATCAGCGTCGTGAGAGAATAGATAAGGTCGTTGGTGTTTCCCTTCTGCTTGAGTTCCCCGTTTAAGTAGGTCTCCAGTTCGGTATTCGCCGGGTCAAGCTCGGTCTCAATACATGGCCCCACCGCGGCAAAGGTATCAAAGCCCTTGGCCCTCGTCCACTGACCATCCCGATTCTGCAGGTCACGGGCGGTAACATCATTAAAACAGGTGTAGCCCAGTACGTAGTCCAGCGCCTCTTTTTCGGATACCCGCCACACGGGCTTCTTGATTACCGCCGCCAGTTCTCCCTCATAGTCGACCCGCTCCGAGGCAGCCGGGTAATTGATATTATCCTCAGGGCCGATGACGGCGGTTGACGGTTTGATAAAAAGCAGGGGGGCGTCAGGTATGGGGACGTTCATCTCTTTAGCGTGGCT
This portion of the Dehalococcoidales bacterium genome encodes:
- a CDS encoding fumarylacetoacetate hydrolase family protein gives rise to the protein MKIVRFAVDRKIKYGILKGQSIQAIEDKPFRQIKTVDDRYQLGEVKLLSPCVPSKIVALGLNYHSHAKEMNVPIPDAPLLFIKPSTAVIGPEDNINYPAASERVDYEGELAAVIKKPVWRVSEKEALDYVLGYTCFNDVTARDLQNRDGQWTRAKGFDTFAAVGPCIETELDPANTELETYLNGELKQKGNTNDLIYSLTTLINFISHVMTLLPGDIIATGTPSGIGPMYPGDTVEVKIKPIGTLRNYVVKNGG